The following proteins are encoded in a genomic region of Arachis stenosperma cultivar V10309 chromosome 4, arast.V10309.gnm1.PFL2, whole genome shotgun sequence:
- the LOC130975170 gene encoding uncharacterized protein LOC130975170, with protein MCMHKILLEEGAKPSRQQQRRLDPTMNEVVQKEMLKLWQVAVIYHISDSPWVSPVQVVPKKRGIIVVPNEKNELIPIRIVTIWRMCIDYRKLNEAIKKDHFPLPFMDQMLERLAGHEYYCFLDRYSGYNQIVVDPKDQEKTSFTCPYGVFAYRRMPFGLCNAPATFQRCMLSIFSDMIERFIEVFMDDFSVFEGVVLGHKISKKGIEVDREKVEVIEKLPPPCNAKAIRSFLGHTGFYRRFIRDFFKVAKPLSNLLVSNVPFVFDNECMLAFEELKNKLSSAPIIAPPCWDLPFELMCDASDFAVGAIFGQRKDKLDRSRAENKVADHLSRILQEEEGAHHLVVNESFPDEQLMMIQETSWFADIANFKAIGELPTNINKHMKRKLIKDAKYYIWDEPYLFKKYADGILRRCISHGEGQEVLWQCHGSAYGGHFSGERTAAKVLQCGFYWPSIFKDAKDLVSRCDECQRAGNLPRNNEMPQKFIMELEQFDVWGIDFMGPFLSSYSNIYILVAVDYVSKWVEAIATTTNDNKYNKGRGRECWGVDANNIKKILKSTNEDTRLAFPSIIQELCDDAGVEKLIDEVLVKQDKPITAKKMAKVLAVNLL; from the exons AtgtgtatgcacaagatcctacttgAGGAGGGTGCCAAGCCCTCAAGGCAACAACAAAGAAGGTTGGATCCAACCATGAATGAGGTAGTCCAGAAGGAAATGTTGAAGTTATGGCAAGTTGCGGTGATCTATCACATCTCAGACAGCCCTTGGGTGAGCCCGGTACAAGTAGTTCCAAAGAAAAGAGGAATCATTGTTGTAccaaatgagaagaatgagctaaTACCAATAAGAATAGTGACCATTTGGCGCATGTGCATCGACTACAGGAAGCTTAATGAAGCCATCAAGAAGGACCACTTCCCCCTACCATTCATGGACCAAATGCTCGAGAGGCTGGCTGGACATGAATACTATTGCTTTCTTGACCGTTATTCGGGTTACAACCAAATAGTTGTAGACCCAAAGGACCAGGAGAAAACTTCATTTACTTGTCCATATGGTGTTTTTGCTTACAGGAGGATGCCCTTTGgactgtgcaatgcacctgcaacattccaaaggtgcatgctctccatatTTTCGGACATGATTGAGAGGTTCATCGAggtatttatggatgacttttctgtATTTG aaggagtgGTCCTTGGTCATAAAATCTCAAAGAAGGGCATAGAAGTAGACAGGGAAAAGGTAGAAGTGATTGAAAAGTTACCTCCACCGTGCAATGCcaaagcaatcagaagctttttagGACACACTGGtttttataggaggtttattagAGACTTCTTTAAGGTTGCCAAGCCATTGAGCAACCTACTTGTCTCTAATgtgccttttgtttttgataatgaATGCATGTTAGCCTTTGAGGAGCTTAAGAACAAACTTTCCTCTGCACCTATCATAGCACCACCATGTTGGGATCTACCCTTTgagttgatgtgtgatgcatcagatTTTGCTGTGGGTGCTATTTTTGGACAGAGGAAGGATAAATTG GATAGGAGTAGAGCAGAGAACAAAGTTGCTGACCACCTCTCAAGGATCCTACAAGAGGAAGAAGGAGCACACCATCTTGtagtgaatgaaagcttcccgGATGAGCAGTTGATGATGATACAAGAGACCTCTTGGTTTGCTGACATAGCCAATTTCAAGGCCATTGGGGAACTACCAACGAACATCAACAAACATATGAAGAGAAAGCTCATCAAAGATGCCAAATACTATATCTGGGATGAGCCATACTTGTTCAAAAAGTATGCTGATGGGATCTTGAGGAGGTGTATATCCCATGGAGAAGGACAAGAGGTGCTTTGGCAATGCCATGGATCTGCATATGGAGGCCACTTTAGtggagaaagaacagcagccAAGGTGCTCCAatgtggattctactggccaaGCATTTTCAAGGATGCAAAGGACTTGGTGTCAAGGTGTGATGAATGCCAGAGGGCTGGCAATTTACCCAGGAAtaatgagatgccacagaaaTTTATAATGGAGCTAGAACAATTCgatgtatgggggattgacttcatggggcctttcctaTCCTCCTACTCAAATATTTATATACTTGTGGCTGTAGATTATGTGTCAaagtgggtggaggctattgccaCCACCACAAATGACAACAAG TATAATAAAGGGAGAGGACGTGAATGTTGGGGAGTTGATGCCAACAACATCAAGAAGATACTGAAAAGCACTAACGAGGACACAAGATTGGCATTCCCCAGCATCATACAAGAGCTATGTGATGACGCTGGAGTTGAGAAGCTGATTGATGAGGTGTTGGTAAAGCAAGATAAGCCTATAACTGCCAAGAAGATGGCCAAGGTGTTGGCCGTCAATCTACTTTAA
- the LOC130975169 gene encoding uncharacterized protein LOC130975169 yields the protein MKDPGSFQIPCIIGDITIEKALCDLGASINLMSLNMMRRMRIEEAKPTRMALQLADRTFKFSHRVVEDLLVKVGEFIFSADFVVLDMEEEANTLIILGRPFLATSGVIIDVQKRELVLRLHEEKMVFNVFKTMSYPKEAIGECMMVDTIEQIVQGVLEEEQYEESIELEQQAPCEEPPQGTMESSIMTNHKDNNEEEAPKLELKTHL from the coding sequence ATGAAGGACCCAGGGAGTTTCcaaatcccctgcatcataggggataTCACTATTGaaaaggccttgtgtgacttgggaGCTAGCATCAATCTCATGTCCTTGAACATGATGAGAAGGATGAGAattgaggaagccaaaccaacaagaatggcactcCAACTAGCTGACAGAACATTCAAATTTTCACATAGAGTGGTAGAAGATTTATTGGTGAAGGTGGGAGAATTCATCTTCTCAGCTGACTTTGTTGTGCTGGATATGGAAGAAGAGGCAAACACTTTAATTATCCtaggaaggccatttctagctACTTCTGGAGTCATCATTGATGTGCAAAAAAGAGAACTAGTCTTGAGATTACATGAGGAAAAGATGGTCTTCAATGTCTTCAAGACAATGAGTTATCCCAAGGAAGCAATAGGAGAATGCATGATGGTGGACACCATAGAACAAATAGTCCAAGGAGTTTTGGAAGAAGAGCAATATGAAGAAAGTATAGAATTGGAGCAACAAGCACCATGTGAAGAACCACCACAAGGAACCATGGAAAGTTCAATCATGACAAACCACAAAGACAACAATGAAGAAGAGGCACCAAAACTAGAGCTAAAAACCCACCTCTAA